One window from the genome of Perca flavescens isolate YP-PL-M2 chromosome 17, PFLA_1.0, whole genome shotgun sequence encodes:
- the hcar1-3 gene encoding hydroxycarboxylic acid receptor 2 → MDSLHNTTVAINETNIDNSSTHYLGYLILSIVMIIEMIVGLPANIVALWIFCFRMKCWKPHTLFLFNLVLADFLLLISVPFRINNYLRGGYWVFGQVWCRINLFMLAVNRSASIAFMTAVALNRYFMVVRPHHYISHMTLTQAGWLAGLMWTVVIVIRIPLLATNLLTQEGNVSLCRSFHSYVEIPLPIKVYYVTFIAEVILPWFLLLFCSAQIAFHLHQRRMDRQKRVRRAMRAVWVISLVFTVCFMPSILTGLGGLYIKTFHTMNNTSYKLITKLFEMCVGFTYLNSALDPVIYSFSSSRFRDALRYRSFVNKNVRSANNH, encoded by the coding sequence ATGGATTCGTTGCACAATACCACCGTGGCGATAAATGAAACTAACATTGATAACTCATCGACCCACTACCTTGGATATTTGATCCTGTCTATTGTCATGATCATTGAGATGATTGTGGGCCTGCCAGCAAACATAGTAGCCTTGTGGATTTTCTGTTTCCGCATGAAATGTTGGAAACCACACACTCTCTTCCTCTTTAACCTGGTTCTAGCTGACTTTCTGCTTCTCATCAGCGTGCCCTTCCGCATCAACAACTACCTCCGAGGGGGCTACTGGGTGTTTGGACAGGTCTGGTGTCGCATCAACCTCTTCATGCTGGCTGTCAATCGCTCTGCCAGTATTGCATTCATGACAGCTGTGGCACTGAATCGCTACTTTATGGTGGTCCGTCCGCATCACTACATCAGCCATATGACTTTGACTCAGGCGGGTTGGCTCGCAGGCCTGATGTGGACTGTTGTGATCGTCATACGGATTCCACTGTTGGCCACCAACCTTCTCACCCAAGAGGGCAACGTCTCCCTGTGTCGTAGCTTCCACTCCTACGTTGAAATCCCTTTGCCGATAAAGGTATACTACGTGACCTTCATTGCAGAGGTTATCCTGCCCTGGTTCTTGTTGCTATTCTGCTCAGCCCAGATTGCCTTCCACCTGCACCAAAGGCGGATGGACAGGCAGAAGAGAGTACGCAGGGCCATGCGGGCAGTATGGGTGATTAGTTTGGTGTTCACCGTCTGCTTTATGCCAAGTATCCTCACAGGCTTGGGTGGGCTGTACATCAAGACTTTCCACACCATGAACAACACATCTTACAAGCTGATCACCAAGCTCTTTGAGATGTGCGTCGGCTTCACCTACCTCAACAGTGCGTTGGACCCTGTCATCTACTCTTTTTCTAGTTCTAGGTTTCGTGATGCCCTCAGATACCGAAGCTTTGTGAATAAGAATGTCAGATCAGCCAACAACCATTaa
- the LOC114572470 gene encoding transmembrane protein 229B, with product MLPSDGGKKAKCEENTSSFVTGTGVEDGATAASHGRVSSRPLSAAARLYVYALHGCLCEVAFTAVWDWCGTQDRRLAGHSSLWALPMYAIAIYLLEILSARLLSQHLPLPARLTAYTVFIYLWEFSWGTGLRLLGACPWDYSGYRYNLGGLVTLEYALPWTVAAFIAEQHVIRNTLRIRLAQLN from the exons ATGCTGCCCAGTGATGGAGGCAAGAAAGCTAAATGCGAGGAGAACACAAG TTCCTTTGTGACAGGGACTGGTGTTGAAGATGGAGCCACAGCAGCATCACATGGGCGCGTCTCAAGTCGTCCTCTCTCTGCTGCAGCTCGTCTCTATGTGTACGCACTGCATGGCTGCCTCTGTGAGGTGGCCTTCACTGCTGTGTGGGACTGGTGCGGCACCCAGGACAGGAGGCTGGCAGGTCACAGCAGCCTGTGGGCACTGCCTATGTACGCCATCGCTATCTACCTCCTAGAGATCCTGAGTGCCCGGCTGCTGTCTCAGCATCTCCCACTGCCAGCGCGTCTGACGGCCTACACCGTGTTCATCTACCTATGGGAGTTCAGCTGGGGGACGGGGCTGAGGCTGCTGGGGGCCTGTCCCTGGGACTACTCTGGTTATAGGTACAACCTCGGGGGACTGGTGACTCTGGAGTATGCACTGCCCTGGACTGTGGCAGCATTTATAGCTGAGCAACATGTGATCAGGAACACTCTGAGGATAAGACTGGCACAGCTGAACTGA
- the haao gene encoding 3-hydroxyanthranilate 3,4-dioxygenase — MSNRSLLVNVENWIAENNNAFLPPVCNKLMHFSQLNIMFVGGPNTRKDYHIEEGEELFYQVKGDMCLKLIENGKHKDVHIKEGEMFLLPARIPHSPQRQANTVGLVVERRRLLTETDCLRYYVDNTTDTLFEKWFYCHDLGTQLVPIIKEFMASKQGKTGRPDPNEVFREPPFQMNTLNVMLPFSFKDWLDKQRPSLASGRPIDMFGAQFETEAMVFGPGKTETTVRQSDVWIWQLEGSSRVTMNEQEFTLSAGDSLLIPEHNQYLWQRDEGTVALFVVQNPERKRP, encoded by the exons ATGAGCAACAGATCTCTTCTTGTAAATGTGGAAAACTGGATTGCAGAGAACAATAATGCGTTTTTGCCACCAGTGTGCAACAAGCTCAT GCACTTTTCCCAGTTGAATATCATGTTTGTTGGAGGTCCTAATACCAGGAAGGATTATCACAtagaggaaggggaggag CTGTTCTACCAGGTGAAGGGGGACATGTGTCTGAAGTTGATAGAAAATGGCAAACACAAGGATGTGCACATCAAGGAGGGAGAG ATGTTCCTGCTGCCAGCTCGGATCCCCCACTCCCCCCAGAGACAGGCCAACACTGTGGGACTGGTGGTGGAGAGGAGACGGCTGCTGACTGAGACTGACTGCCTGAG GTACTACGTGGACAACACCACTGACACCCTATTCGAGAAATGGTTTTACTGTCACGATCTCGGAACCCAGCTGGTGCCAATAATCAAAGA ATTCATGGCATCAAAGCAGGGCAAAACAGGAAGGCCTGATCCAA ATGAAGTCTTCAGAGAACCTCCGTTCCAGATGAACACCCTGAACGTGATGCTACCCTTCTCCTTTAAAGACTGGCTGGACAAACAGAGGCCGTCCCTGGCCAGCGGCAGGCCCATCGACATGTTCGGAGCTCAGTTTGAGACAGAG GCAATGGTGTTTGGACCTGGGAAGACAGAGACAACAGTGCGGCAAAGTGATGTGTGGATTTGGCAACTG GAGGGATCCTCAAGAGTTACTATGAACGAGCAGGAGTTCACTCTTTCTGCAGGAGACAGTTTACTCATTCCTGAACACAACCA GTACCTGTGGCAGAGAGACGAGGGGACTGTTGCCCTGTTTGTGGTCCAAAACCCTGAGCGGAAGAGACCCTGA